One Tunturibacter gelidoferens genomic region harbors:
- a CDS encoding HipA family kinase has translation MYASEIRLEGKVGLVEFCSFEDSLHPCSNAILSANKYIRKMKGGSQSILVRANDGRHYVVKMTDNPIGPNLLANEHMGSLVAKAVGLPVAEARGICLSDSFIDSHPDLWFELPSGVRRPDKGMHFGSLFVGQTSGPDRPTEYISPSRVSMITNREVFLGMYLLDVWANHQDNRQAIFRRSSTNAQEVCFIDHGHMFGGPEWNFKENPASALHLERAVYNDLWQDEQVTSWISRFQTIIPGVLASIIPSMANEWYTGDLNELQRTLIDRLLRLQKLVNADAERTWHLSQQKSIDESPRLSDLGIRELRTPETRSAFHRTRATA, from the coding sequence ATGTACGCTTCAGAGATCCGTCTGGAGGGAAAAGTGGGTCTCGTTGAGTTTTGTTCCTTTGAAGATAGCCTTCATCCTTGTTCTAATGCCATTCTCTCTGCCAACAAATACATCAGGAAGATGAAAGGTGGTTCGCAGTCGATTTTAGTTCGAGCCAATGATGGCCGGCACTATGTTGTAAAGATGACGGACAATCCCATAGGCCCCAACCTCCTCGCCAATGAACACATGGGGAGCCTCGTTGCAAAAGCGGTCGGACTCCCCGTAGCGGAAGCCAGGGGGATATGCCTCTCTGACAGCTTCATCGACAGTCATCCGGACCTCTGGTTCGAACTTCCATCTGGAGTACGCCGCCCCGATAAGGGTATGCATTTTGGTAGTCTGTTTGTAGGCCAGACCTCTGGCCCAGACCGGCCAACAGAATACATAAGCCCTTCAAGAGTCAGCATGATCACAAATCGGGAGGTGTTCTTGGGGATGTACCTCCTCGACGTTTGGGCCAATCATCAAGACAACCGTCAGGCTATCTTCAGACGAAGCTCCACAAACGCTCAGGAAGTTTGTTTCATTGATCACGGACATATGTTCGGAGGCCCGGAATGGAATTTCAAAGAGAATCCGGCTTCAGCTCTTCATTTGGAGAGGGCGGTCTACAACGATCTTTGGCAAGACGAACAAGTGACCTCATGGATCTCACGATTTCAAACCATTATTCCGGGAGTGCTCGCTTCGATTATCCCCTCTATGGCAAACGAGTGGTATACAGGAGATTTGAATGAACTGCAAAGAACGCTAATAGATCGGTTACTTCGTTTGCAGAAACTCGTCAACGCAGATGCAGAACGGACTTGGCACCTAAGTCAACAGAAAAGCATAGATGAATCTCCGCGATTATCAGATCTTGGAATACGCGAGCTCAGAACTCCAGAGACACGGAGTGCCTTTCATCGTACTCGTGCGACTGCATGA